The following proteins are encoded in a genomic region of Zea mays cultivar B73 chromosome 9, Zm-B73-REFERENCE-NAM-5.0, whole genome shotgun sequence:
- the LOC103638545 gene encoding uncharacterized protein — MARASWNMNYEKILVDILHEHNHVKYRGQNGWAPEGWRSMTQMFNKKCLLAKFTKAQIQEKEKELKANYKVLKEARKQSGVGWNEAMGMIIAEPPIWANIIVSNPKVKKFQSRPFPLYNQLSALYDGSCATGDLNFTSTQQHTSSRQQLHIQAEAEAEAMSSFRIDDDLGVNPELNQISSNLHGLGSSSTRVEIGGHDRTLASSEQRAESHGRKRKQNQIAGVLEEYLDYKRQHNDKLLDVVNQIDQQAEGCNKKEEYCIGKCVHVLESMEELTEEEMAAAMGVFKCEENREIFLNSQRPCVRLLWLRDEIDKQVYVHEELGSNKLLQGDKGWSSLLPKEASGKNPAAPVPAHFPRARRAPPISFPAELGPARQRSSTPSMAPA, encoded by the exons ATGGCTAGAGCTTCGTGGAATATGAACTATGAGAAGATTCTTGTTGACATCTTGCACGAGCACAATCATGTGAAGTACCGGGGCCAGAATGGTTGGGCACCAGAAGGTTGGCGTTCTATGACACAAATGTTCAATAAGAAGTGCCTGTTGGCTAAGTTTACAAAGGCACAGAtccaggaaaaagaaaaggaacttAAGGCAAACTATAAGGTGTTGAAGGAAGCCCGCAAGCAAAGTGGTGTTGGATGGAATGAGGCCATGGGTATGATCATTGCGGAGCCACCAATATGGGCAAATATAATTGTC AGTAATCCAAAGGTCAAGAAATTTCAGTCAAGGCCATTCCCTTTGTATAATCAGTTGTCAGCACTCTATGATGGCAGTTGTGCCACCGGTGATCTCAATTTTACATCAACTCAGCAACATACATCATCCCGACAACAATTACATattcaagctgaagctgaagctgaagctatgAGCTCTTTCAGGATTGATGATGACCTCGGGGTTAACCCTGAGTTGAACCAAATCTCTTCAAATTTGCATGGGTTGGGATCTTCAAGTACCCGTGTTGAGATTGGTGGACATGACCGCACCCTGGCATCTTCAGAACAGCGAGCGGAGAGTCATGGAAGGAAGCGTAAGCAAAATCAGATTGCTGGGGTTCTTGAGGAATATTTGGATTACAAAAGGCAACATAATGATAAGTTGCTTGATGTGGTAAATCAGATTGATCAGCAAGCTGAGGGATGTAACAAGAAGGAAGAATATTGTATTGGAAAGTGTGTTCATGTGTTAGAGTCGATGGAAGAGTTAACTGAAGAGGAGATGGCAGCAGCAATGGGCGTGTTTAAGTGTGAGGAGAACAGAGAAATATTTCTGAACAGCCAGAGGCCATGTGTTCGATTGTTGTGGCTTAGGGACGAGATCGACAAGCAG GTTTACGTGCACGAAGAGCTTGGAAGTAACAAA CTGTTGCAAGGAGACAAGGGATGGAGCTCTCTG CTGCCAAAGGAGGCCTCCGGGAAAAATCCCGCCGCCCCTGTCCCTGCTCATTTCCCACGCGCGCGCCGAGCTCCTCCCATCTCTTTCCCTGCTGAGCTCGGCCCTGCTCGCCAGCGCTCCTCTACTCCATCCATGGCGCCGGCGTGA